The proteins below come from a single Betaproteobacteria bacterium genomic window:
- a CDS encoding NAD(P)H-dependent oxidoreductase, producing MIDIIGVSGSTRRGSLNAALLRAASTAMPAGAQLRIESIATIPLYNGDEEAEHGIPEPVTRLKDAIAAADGLLLVTPEYNNSLPGVTKNTIDWLSRPPADSARVFRGKPVAIAGASPGGFGTVLSQNAWLPVFRTLGADLWSGGRLLVSRANAVFDTQGEITDAAVRDNLRKFLADFAAYIGARRAAP from the coding sequence GTGATCGACATCATCGGGGTCTCGGGCAGCACGCGCCGCGGATCGCTCAATGCGGCGCTGCTGCGCGCCGCGTCGACTGCGATGCCCGCGGGAGCACAGCTTCGCATCGAGTCGATCGCGACGATCCCGCTGTATAACGGCGACGAGGAAGCGGAGCACGGCATTCCCGAGCCGGTGACGCGGCTCAAGGATGCAATTGCCGCAGCCGATGGCTTGCTCCTGGTGACACCTGAATACAACAACAGCTTGCCCGGTGTCACGAAGAATACGATCGACTGGCTCTCGCGTCCACCCGCGGACAGCGCGCGCGTCTTCCGTGGCAAACCGGTGGCGATCGCGGGCGCGTCACCCGGCGGCTTCGGCACCGTCCTCTCGCAGAACGCGTGGCTCCCGGTGTTCAGGACGCTCGGTGCGGATCTCTGGTCGGGCGGGCGCCTCCTGGTTTCGCGCGCCAACGCTGTGTTCGACACTCAGGGCGAGATCACCGACGCCGCCGTCCGCGACAATCTTCGCAAGTTCCTCGCTGACTTCGCCGCATATATAGGCGCGCGCCGCGCGGCACCATAG